The genomic segment AAAtaagagctgaaacaattagctgatgataattgatttattttctgatgtcccacaaaaaaataacaaaccgGGTTCAGATGATTGCTTTAGTCTTTAAATGTCTTCTCAGAACTCATGTTGATgtcttttcagtttgttttgtccaagCTTGAAACCTTACACTGATATAAAACAGCAGATTTAAGAGgctttaagaaaatgttttgttaacgttgttttaaatgtaatgaattTAAATGGGCGTCTACACATTCAGTCAGTTCATGTTTCTCTCCTGTTGTGTGATCAGTCACCTGCGGTTTCGAGCCTCCACCAGCTCGCTCAGCTGATCCTGGGCCGCTCGGAGCTCCTCCAGACTCTGCTGGTAGCTGAGGTCCGCTGAGCCCGACCTCTCCAGGAGGGACACCTGGTTGGACAGCTCGCTGGTTCGATCCCGCAGCAGCTGGATGGACGTGTACAGGTTCTCGTCGTCTTCCTCCTGCAACCACAGCGAGGACGGAGACAAAGACGTGGTGAGTGTGGATTACAGTTTGTTcttgtgtggatgtgtgtagTAGAGTCACAGTGAGACGATACAATCACACATGTTAGTGTTTTACTAAAATAATCTCTGCAAATTGTAAACAATAATAATGGAGCAACGAATTAAAGAGTAAAACTAccaaaaatctaaattattcCATCATAATTTACATAAACATAGAAGAATAATGTAGCAGATattaatacattaataacaATATTAATAGTGAAAATGTCAGTCATAATTGTTACTTCACAACAATTTTCTGATTCCATGTAAActgaaaaaattacaaaattacatttttcttttactttcaaaAAGTCCAGTTGAAGataacagagaataaaactacaaaaaatatataaaatagtgaaaatgttaaaatactgttcaatattttcattttaaaccagGCACCAAATAATTCacttatttaaaataatttttggaACAATCTTCCAAATTGTGACAgattgataaataaaataattcttaATTAGAATGTAATATTGATTTTAAGAGACAAATTTTAGAGAGAGGtcagtacagattttttttttaggttaaaAAAGTTGAACTAACCCATGATAAGATAAGATGAACTAACTCCACTGTAATCGTacataattttatatttatgcatttatttaatatgacatatattttgtagttttattttagaGAATTAGATACAAAGAAATATGACTTTAATTGATTATTGAACAGCCCAATTAGATATTaatctttatctttttattaattttgttcCATGAAGTATAAAACCAGGTGTGATAGCATAAATAGGTATCCCTATAAAACAATGCATTTAACttttaactgtgtgtatttatatatgaaGGGAACAACTGCACTTTGTAAATTAAATGACtaaacaaactgtttccacATAGATCTCCATGTTGCTACAGCCACCACACCTGGTTTTATTCTTAATATCTTCGTGTCTGTTGGTCCTACAGACCTTAacaacaaattattattttaacccCTACCTCCTGGTCAACAGTGAGAGTAACTGAACTGTTCTGTACCTTTGCATTGACGATCTCAATGTGGACCAGAAGTGACGCCAACTCCAGCTCCTCACTGTAGCTGTTCTTCAGAGTTACACTCCTGTAGCCTGACAACACAATCATTGTAAAAGTTAGAAAAGAGCTGAACATCCAGAATGTGTTTGATTGTCCGGTGTCAGGGCTCTGATTGGTTAACGAGCGCTCACCTGTTCGGAGCAGGCGGACGGGATAGGTCGCCTGTGCCAGGAAGTTGGGGTCGCTGAACATGTCCTCCTCGTAGACGGTGAAGCGCAGGAAGGCGAAGGTGGGGTTGTGGATGTCGAACACAAACTGCTTCTGCACCCACACAGGGTTCAGGCCGTTAtcagctgagaggaaacacagttAGAGACTCACAGTGCAACATGAACATGAAGTGAAGGAGCAGAGCTGTGGGGTTTGGTCTCAGCGCAGCAGCCATCTTACCTACGACGTCTGTCTTGCACTTGCAGCTGTCGTAATCAGCTCCGCAGATCTCCACCTCCACGAAGGGACAGACGATGCTGCGGCCATTTTTAGGCAGGTGTCGAGCTCCCAGCACCTGAAGGGAGAGATGGACGAATGTGAGATTAATCCGACGACGAGGTGAATCTAAGTTAAAGATGTTTTGTTCTCTCTCATCAGTCTGACCTGTAACTGGATGGTGATCGGCTCCACGTGCAGCGTGTCCTTGTCGAAAGGGTCAAAGGTGTCGTCCCTCATGACGTCGGGCTGGGGGACGTAGCCGCTGCCTCCTCCGAGCATGAACAAGGCCTGGTTCAGCTGCATGGGTTTATCTacagacagacatcagagaCACATCCCAGGTAAGAGGCTGGACCATGAATCTGTATGTAATTATACATGTTACAATATGTTGATGTCTCCCCCTGGTGGTCATTTCTCTGTATTGACATCAATTTAAAACCGTTCACAAAATTTAATTCACTTCAATcagaaaatagattttaaaaccCAAACAAGCATCACAACTGTGCAACTTCATCTTTAAATGTTGCCAGGTTTGTGCACTAACACTGCTAATCGTACATTTGTATTACAACTGCAATCAGTGCTTTATTACTTAGATTTAACTACAAGAGAAACCTGGTTTCAGTTTGTTATTACACTGACTcgtaatgctgaactgtagatccGTTAAAAAGatttagaagtcattaaaacccagcgttcatctctgatatccagccagaaaactgaaaatatcagGAATTATAAATGGAGTTtggctgttgtgttgttttacagcaacaaaatgtaactgtgctgtaacaaacacaccaaactccatttaaaattcttgatattttcaaagtttcctggctggatatcaggGATAAACGCTGGTTTTAGTAacttttaagtctttttaacgAACTtccagttcagcatcactctcaAACTTACTGGGCCTGATTCCATTtcctattacaagtcagtgtaccatgAAGAATTATTcagaagctgttattttaagattATGTAATTACATAATGAGTGAATGTAACTTCTACCTCTGACTCTCTATATAAATCTGAATGTTACTAAGTGTCTCCCTCTTGTGTGTGATCTGATCTAAGCTATAACATCTTTAACAAGACACACTGACCTGGGGTCTGGAAGTTGAGTGCGACCAGCTGGGAGCCGCAGAGCCACATGGGCAGCGGGTCGTAGTTGGACGAGTCCAGCCTCTGTCCTCGGGGGTAAACTCTGGAGAGCTGGCGGCGGTTGTACTGCAGGAAACGCTTCCCTCTGCTGCGCGTCGCAAACTTCTCCGCCTTCGTCTCCGGGAAGGACGACATGTCCCGATAACACGCCCTCTCCGTCCCAATCTCTGCAAACGACGGCAGATTCAAGAGGAAATGAGACACAGGAAGTGTGATAAAGAGACGAGCAACAGAAGTGAGGGACGTTTGATTCTTACTGTCTTCATTGAAGGGGACGGGTCTGCAGTAAACCACGAGCTCCGACAACTCCACCGCgatcttcttcctcctctccatctgtttctcctcctgcatcTGTTACCATGGAGATATGGGTAAGTCAGAGGTGACAACAATATGGACATTGTTTGTAAATATTATGTAGTTTTTACTGATACAAACGTTTTCCAAGAAAAAGACACCTTCCTtccagagagagtgagaaaataAAGGTCTAACCAGGCTGATCAgactccctgtgtgtgtgtgtgtgtgtgtgtgtgtgtgtgtgtgtgtgtgtcgtgcaGCGTCTCACTGACCCGAGCATCAGCGTTCTGAGCCGCCTCTCTGATCTTGCCGACCCAGGTGGTCAGGTCCTCCAGGCTGTCTGCTGCCACGTCCAGAGTCTGAACCGGGTGAGAGGAGAGGTGCTGGGAGTGGATGGTGAAGACGTACGGCCGCGAGTTCTTCCCGTCTTTATGAACCACTGGACAGACGgatggacagagggagagataagaGTCAGTCCCAGCCTTATGGTCAATGTCCAAACTGATAATTACATGTTAATAATAACTACTTTGTTGATTTTGAAGcataaataacatgaaaatgcAGATTAAATTTGGAttgtaaaaatgcaaataatacaaataagatcctttttgtttaaccagaaacatcactatatcagtaccaaactccattaacaaaaacatggATTTTACCTCACAGAGCACAGAAGCTGCTGGTCAACCGCTGCCTCgatctctttgtttgtttgtgttattgtgcgACTTTCAGTGGTCGAAGAATTATTCAGATCCAcagaataacacaaacaaacattgtgtggggcagtggtattccagcagctcctgtgttctaaattcctgtttttgtcaatggagtctggtactgatatagAGAGACGTTtctagttaaacaaaaaggatcttcctcttgATCTCTGTAGGAGTcctattcataatgttgtcagcTGATCacataataaaactgaattaaagagCATCAACTCTTTGTTTATTGGACTCACCAACGTGGCAGGTTGGTACGTCGATGAAGCCCTTGAGGAACGTACCCAGAGGACTGTTCTCTGTGGACTGAGACGAGACAACAGAAGAACAGGAATGAAGAGGATTGATATTACAGAGGGAAAATAATCCACACTGGTTCCACGTCTGAACGAGAACCCACCGCTTCGTCCAGCTCTCTGGTGGGAGAACTGGGCACCTCCTCCACGTAGTTCGCAGGAAACCACAGCTGCTTCTTCCCGCCGTAGTCGCCTCGCCACCTACGCAAAACTCAGAGGTTAACGACAAGTTCCTACACATGTACAGGAAGTACAGGTGCGCTGAGAGTCGCTCACCAGCCGCCTTCCTGCTTGTCCACGTTGAGGATGAGCGCCTGTTTGGGGAAACACAGCTCGTCTTCTCTCTGAGCCCGGTAGTCGTACAGAGCTTTGACCgtacactgaaaacacaacagcaacgTGAGGAAGAAGTACATGTACTTCATCACAGTAATGAAGTACTCTATTACAGGCCTTAAGTGAAGAACACTGCTGTTTGTCACAGTGTGTTTTAGACACCGCCACACGGGGGCGCCAGAGTTAACTTTCAAAACCACATTTATcaaactgagacagaaaagTCCATCTATAACATCTTGAATCTGCTAATCATTTACTAAGTGATATAATAATATCTGATAATCATTCAGTAATCATGCACTGATTAAACTGGAGCTGTTCAAAGTACGAATCCCTGAGTGTTTGTAGTTTGACTCACCCGCGCTGTGGGCATCTTATTGGCCTCCACGTAGAAATGAGGAGTGCGGACTTCATACAGCGCACCATAGTCCAGCtcctgacaaacaaacaacaaataatgagGGTTATTTATGacgctgttgctgctgttctccCTGTAAACATCACATCTGAtacactgattattttcatgtgtaaatATTAATCAGTATGGTCCCAGTTAAACTAATAAATCATGTTAAACTTTACCATTCTCTGTATGagtaatcatttttattttaaattgtgatTTTCCTACTTTACTGGTTTTCATTCTATTCAGTTCACAGTgattggaggaaaaaaaaaacccttcaaCTTGGCTAATCAATGAGATTTAAACGTGTACAACAGAATCACTGTATGTTACCTCTTCTTATGGTGCAGATTCATTAGAAATGTGAATAAACGTCACTGTCAGAAGTGACAAAGTCGACTTTTTAAGATGCTCTAATAAGACCTTGGTGGTTTTTAACTGGATACaggattttagtcatcagagaaacaagctgagcaaatgTTAGCTTTAGATAAAAACAGCGGTTTTGAACGTGACACAgttttattcagtatttttactgatgtgtttaagagaggaggagacctgagCGACGCCTAGTGGCTGAAATTACACACTACACTTcggctttttttaaaaatattctctgacattttacagactaaatgaaCTGATTTTGTGAAAGTGAGTGTAGTTGACTTTTAACGCACATTAATGGAAActggtggagtgtgtgtgtgtgtgtgtgagtgactgacCGTGGTGCCCATCCGGTCCAGAGTGTCCTCGTTGATCGGGTAGCGGAGCCTCATCTTGCGGTACAGAGGATGTTTCTCGTAGTAGCTCACCAGATCCACCAGAGACTCAAACTCTGCTGAGCTGCCGAGCATGAAGAGACGACCCTCCTGCTGGATACGACAGTGTTTGATCTTACCCTccgccctgcacacacacacacacacacagtcacaggaaATGTCAATGTCTGGccatttcaaagtaaaagtcctcCACTGTTTTCACACTTCCTTAAACAGGAGTTGATGTTTTACCTGAAGGAGATGGCGTAGGAGTTGTGTTCGCTTCGTTTTCTCACCAGGAAAGCTCCGTCTCTGGGAACTCGCATCAGCATGTGTTCAGCCTGAACACGGGACAGACTGGAGTGGTAccacctggaaaacacacacctctgctttTAAACTTCCACCTTCCTCCTGCCCACACTTCAGTCTCTAATCGTCATGTAGCATGTTGCGTTCACAGACGTTAATCACTCACTCTCTGCTCTCGTGTGCGTTGGGCTGAGGGACGGGGCTGCCCAGCCTCATCTCGAACTCGTTGCAGCGCAGTGGCGTGTCTCTGTAGTGGCAGATGAGGCGGTACAGGCTGTCGAACACCAGGTTGTCGGTCAGGTAGAAGCGGGTGGAGCCGGACTCCTGACGTGAATGAATCCTGCAGTGCTGGACTCGACCGGAgcgcctggaggaggaggaggaggaggaggaggaggaggaggaggagcgagtTAGTGTTGTTATTTCTAAATTCCTCCGCACCAAATATCCTGTCGCCTCTCGGCTCTTCTCTAACCCGTTTTCCTCTCAGCTGAGATCACTTCTCGGAGATTTCCTGTGTATTGTTACTGACCAGAAGGAGAGGGTGTAGTCTCCGACAAACGTCTCGCTCTCTCGGACCAGGAAGGTGCCGTCTTTGGCCCCGCCCTCGCAGTactcctgcagcagcttctcgGCCACCTGTCGGCCGTCTCTGCCTCCGCCCAGCTTCCCGTGGAACCAGCGCTCGGCGCAGTGCTGCTCGTTGTTGTTACACTCCTGACGAGAcgcagagaagagaggagagaaaagatgagataaaaccacatttttaatAGATCATGTTTCATGATGAGGAGCTGATACATTACATTGCTTtgtgggatttttaaaaaatgtttttgcagtttaCTCATGAAGaaccactgactgaaaaaaactGGATCCAGATGCAGAGAAATCATGATTAGAATAATAAATTGAAAGTGTTGTGCAGCTTCAGAGGAAGTGTGCACTCCTCTCCACTTCTACTCTGTAATCATTTCCCTTCTTATtatcattaatcaataattaattacTGGACTTTAGAGCTGGATAATAAAACTAGAAAATgatgtgagttttttttcttctgaaacATGAAAACTGCACCACAAACATCCACAATATCAGCAACAATCATCCTTCAAACCTGAGAGAAATAATTTGACATATATTGTGATAATCGTTGATATCGACCGATATTCAAAGTTTTTAGCCTTATATGATTTTGGACGGTGTCATCGAGCCCTGCTGTACTTCCAAGGATACAGACGACCCCTGAATCTACAGGAACAACTGAACCTTAAACCCTGTCAGCATCAGGATGAACTTATATTCTTCATCACCTACCTCTTTCCCTTCGtcgtcctcctcttcatcagcCGTCTGGTAGTGAGACGTCTCCTCTGAGTAGTAGATCTTATTACTGGTCAGGACGAAATAATGAGGAGTCCATGTCTGTAAATCAGAAACACACCTCAGTAacactgtacaacacacacacaggtgtattCACACACTCGGTGCACTCACGTGGTCGATGGGGTCTTCGAGGTACAGGATGCCGTTCTTCAGCGAGTTGCTGATGTCATTTTCAGAGTAGCTGGCAGACGTCACCTCTTCATACAGAGTTCCCTCCACCAGCTTTTTGTGctgtgataataataaaacatgagaCGCACTGAGTTATGATAGATCATTATTATCTCCTGTCCTGAAGGTTTCACTGACACTGCTCCTCCTGCACAAATTAAACCAGATAAAAGCATCTTGTACAGTTAGAGAGTGTCAGGTTTATGAGCTTTAGTAACTGACTCCTGAGTTTACAGGACGAGTTGTGACATTTAACTTTACATGTTAACAAGAAGTGGAGACGACATCAACAAATAATCAAAGTGCTGCAGATAAATCACTTATGTAGCTGTTGATTaactcacatacacatttaaTTATCGTTTTCTGCTCATCTAAATCAGGCTGCATTTCTCTGACCTGTATGTTCTGATATGTTCAGTTTTGTAATGTGGCCGAGGAGGATGCAGCACctacacagtatgtgtgtgtttgtgtgtgtttaccttgaTGAGGATCTTCCTGCGGAGCTGGTACGGCGAGGGAAGCTCCTCTGCGTTGTTATCGACCGGCTTGGTGAGCAGCAGATCTCCAAACACCTTCTTAAAGTGTGTGGCCATGTTCCTCTGCTGGACCACGCTGCAGTGGTCCTCGATGGACAGGATCACAGgatacctgcacacacacacacacacacacacacacacacacaccacacacacacacacacacacacacacaccatcagctGCTGATTCAACGACAGGAGGAATCAGTGTTTTCTGGGTTTGACAGGTGAGATTTTTAGCACTCACTCAGATGTGACGAAGGCGTGTTCTTTGATGGTGTGCAGCACGTCCAGGAATTTGATCTTGGAGGTTAAAGTGTGGCCGTGATAGATGATTGGCAGGTCGTCAGGTCCGTCCCAGCAGTCCACTGAGATCAGGAGTTAAAGTTTGTAGTTAACTGTGTGCATGAACATGAGGAGCCCAACAGGATAATCTCACAAAATTCATCATGGACATTGACTCTTACGTTCGATGCAGCGGCAGCCCATCCTCAGGCAGCGGGCGTACGCCTCTAAAGATGATTCACTGGAGAACTGGTCACCTGTCAGGTAACTGGGACGACGACAACATGGAAATAAAGCTCACTCTTAGGTTTGTAGTATTTGGAAGCCACTTTGAATGGAGTTAAGCTAGCTCCCAGTTTCAGAGCTAGGCTTAGCATTTAGGCTAAGCTACATCAACATCCGATGCACTAAGACGAAACTGACATCAGTCTTTCCTAAAATAACAAGTGTATTCATCACAGATTGGACAGATACAAGACACTGCAAAAAGTCAGCtctcaaaacaagaaaaaaaatgtgggaattattacttaaaataaacaaaattatcacacaacagaacaagaaagaaagaacaggaaggtttagattttttgtttttgcagcagctCTACAATTCTGGTAATTCTACTTTCAAGTATTAAGTTCCTCAGAAAATCTTATTAGATAATTAAGGCCAGAAAAGCAAGTCACAGGCTCTGACAGGAAAACTTCCTGGTGAGAGGAAATATCTCATCAGACAAATATCAAACATACACTGCCTTGATTTAAAGATCCTCTTAAACGGAGGGTTTCTGAGACTGAGTCTTTACATCAGGGCCGGTGTCTCTACTCGGTGGTTTGACATAGGAACATGTGTGAGCTTTAAAGACAGATGATGAGACGTACGTGTTGTGTGAGGAGGAGATCCAGTACTGAGACAGCGGCCTTTTCATGTCGTCATGAACGACAGGCGAGAGTCGAGGGTCGCATATGGAGTTCTCTTTAGAGAACAGGAAGGTCAGGAACTGGGAGAATAAAGTCACATGATCAGTGAGGTattaaaaagtagaaaaaaaacacaatcaccGTTTATTATTTCTGATTGTTTCACCTCGTCCAGCTGCAGCATGGGCTCAGGCTGCGGCCCTCCCCTCACGTACCCCATGAGAAACTCCCTGACACGACTCAGCTCCGACGCCCAGGACTCCTGAGACGAGAAGTGAGGACAAAGCAGTTTTTtgacagaactttttttttttttgtctgttgacGGTGGTGTTGTTGCTGACGGGTGCTGAATTTGCTCAGTACCTTCTGGTCCATCTGTAAAAACTTCTGGAAGTCGTAGAGGGAGATCTGACAAAGCTCCGGTCGGTCAACGTTCCTGCAAACACAACCGATTTCAAGATGTCAGACTGCAGCGGAGCGAAGGTTAAAGAAAGAGTATGAGAGGGGAGACATGACACATTAACATACAAATGTCTGTCTGGAAATTAACCTTGTTATTCTACCTGTGCCAGTTCTAATT from the Lates calcarifer isolate ASB-BC8 linkage group LG17, TLL_Latcal_v3, whole genome shotgun sequence genome contains:
- the LOC108879537 gene encoding 1-phosphatidylinositol 4,5-bisphosphate phosphodiesterase gamma-1, with translation MCAARFSGCLNGCAEEASAAAAAGGGVGAAGAAGPVMASRMLDWTEAGPRILHSLEMGTVMTVFYQKKSQRPERRTFQIRQDTRQIVWSRNPDKIEGEIDIREIRELRLGKGSRDFERYPEEARKLDSAHCFIVLYGLEFRLRTLSVAAFSEEEVNMWITGLNWLMVDTQRAPAPQQIDRWLRKQFEVMDRNHEGSITVKDVKALLPQINYRVPNMRFLKDKLQEVEARSDLSYPNFAQLYRTLMFDAQRSIIEQLELSFPLRNVDRPELCQISLYDFQKFLQMDQKESWASELSRVREFLMGYVRGGPQPEPMLQLDEFLTFLFSKENSICDPRLSPVVHDDMKRPLSQYWISSSHNTYLTGDQFSSESSLEAYARCLRMGCRCIELDCWDGPDDLPIIYHGHTLTSKIKFLDVLHTIKEHAFVTSEYPVILSIEDHCSVVQQRNMATHFKKVFGDLLLTKPVDNNAEELPSPYQLRRKILIKHKKLVEGTLYEEVTSASYSENDISNSLKNGILYLEDPIDHTWTPHYFVLTSNKIYYSEETSHYQTADEEEDDEGKEECNNNEQHCAERWFHGKLGGGRDGRQVAEKLLQEYCEGGAKDGTFLVRESETFVGDYTLSFWRSGRVQHCRIHSRQESGSTRFYLTDNLVFDSLYRLICHYRDTPLRCNEFEMRLGSPVPQPNAHESREWYHSSLSRVQAEHMLMRVPRDGAFLVRKRSEHNSYAISFRAEGKIKHCRIQQEGRLFMLGSSAEFESLVDLVSYYEKHPLYRKMRLRYPINEDTLDRMGTTELDYGALYEVRTPHFYVEANKMPTARCTVKALYDYRAQREDELCFPKQALILNVDKQEGGWWRGDYGGKKQLWFPANYVEEVPSSPTRELDEASTENSPLGTFLKGFIDVPTCHVVVHKDGKNSRPYVFTIHSQHLSSHPVQTLDVAADSLEDLTTWVGKIREAAQNADARMQEEKQMERRKKIAVELSELVVYCRPVPFNEDKIGTERACYRDMSSFPETKAEKFATRSRGKRFLQYNRRQLSRVYPRGQRLDSSNYDPLPMWLCGSQLVALNFQTPDKPMQLNQALFMLGGGSGYVPQPDVMRDDTFDPFDKDTLHVEPITIQLQVLGARHLPKNGRSIVCPFVEVEICGADYDSCKCKTDVVADNGLNPVWVQKQFVFDIHNPTFAFLRFTVYEEDMFSDPNFLAQATYPVRLLRTGYRSVTLKNSYSEELELASLLVHIEIVNAKEEDDENLYTSIQLLRDRTSELSNQVSLLERSGSADLSYQQSLEELRAAQDQLSELVEARNRRLMEKKRREKLRQQVAAKRS